Proteins encoded by one window of Cloeon dipterum chromosome 4, ieCloDipt1.1, whole genome shotgun sequence:
- the LOC135942555 gene encoding uncharacterized protein LOC135942555 isoform X5 — MSLVYSGLSAGIAFGVVSGALFLIGNTFYASKSRRRVRPERRQHGSPKRKPAETCPCTGGEEAGALERRSSRAHASLRCSLCGGVVCRACSRVVRPSARIRLCDTCYQHRELTHPGGEWFYQQLQTKFHDVIPSSSSESLNEAKIAASIDASLEVREFVERLTENIVGGSIDDVTVEPLSSQIEYEQLCSEFHPQVKDVLTRLSQALQIAITDLSTVKLAIGESPSEIHVQLKKLVSDMRAKALELPLLEMDTFLEQEGASPLKKKSPIDFNKRSYEELLSTAIINKHTLGGYYKVVENSQCALMEEHLKTPSCNNCGKNKNFVTCIKIGVNNEAKITSERQAATQPKNTADSEEDDSDAWSSTDEDSAASESTEASPKKRCTHKHSSDFAQFLEGLKHSNRVPFPELGADIVEGTVQETLLDETARTTLYLVNSDSRKSSLSSASWEENWLFQKKRLNFRSTNRNGGMGRVPMLVPNPKFEHRHIRAKIGDTDADQLSSDLSDYESYMSRDEESTSLDNEPASLESTGRQEADSKLPPDLIEATNQEMQGAVVGATLILAPPSVNGAESNEFDQQEGEYLEDFASVGHRSFNNSLHGDSNDSSTFGLFSMPGSPTSESISKAKSVPDILESTKSAISSTKGAKEELDDRLCKPPMPGTIAEREHLKWQHARPIANNPYSEENIAKRLHDRKKVSSAFNMPITTNHSNIPVEPPPPISTSEPEENLRIVCTGQNVKDIKKYTRDYYINLQENIHSAPAEMEPSTDENLSSTAATNSEPVSLNGSTDDLLSGIESMPMPSVKELKKHFDVAAPQITQRKLRGSAKGFDKEVIIIENPAPPAPEYP; from the exons ATGTCGCTCGTCTACTCAGGACTGTCGGCCGGAATCGCCTTCGGGGTCGTCTCCGGCGCCTTGTTTCTTATCGGAAATACTTTTTACGCAAG TAAAAGCCGGCGCCGGGTGCGTCCGGAAAGGCGACAGCACGGATCGCCGAAACGAAAGCCGGCAGAGACGTGTCCATGCACCGGCGGCGAGGAAGCGGGTGCCCTCGAACGGAGGTCGTCGCGCGCTCACGCCAGCCTGCGATGCTCCCTGTGCGGCGGGGTGGTGTGTCGCGCCTGCAGCAGGGTGGTGCGACCTTCGGCCCGCATCCGACTCTGCGACACTTGCTATCAGCACAG AGAGCTGACTCATCCCGGTGGAGAGTGGTTCTACCAGCAGCTGCAAACTAAATTTCATGATGTGATACCTTCCTCCTCCAGTGAAAGCT TAAACGAGGCGAAAATTGCCGCCAGCATCGATGCTAGTCTTGAAGTTAGGGAATTTGTAGAGCGGCTCACGGAAAATATTGTCGGAGGATCCATTGATGACGTCACTGTCGAACCACTCTCCAGCCAAATCGAAT acGAACAATTGTGTTCAGAATTCCATCCACAAGTGAAGGATGTTCTCACACGTTTGTCCCAGGCGTTACAAATCGCAATCacag acTTATCTACAGTAAAATTGGCCATTGGTGAATCTCCAAGCGAAATTCACGTTCAGCTGAAGAAATTAGTATCTGACATGAGGGCTAAAGCGCTTGAGCTGCCTCTCCTGGAAATGGACACGTTCCTCGAACAG GAAGGGGCCAGCCCTCTGAAGAAAAAGTCGCCGATTGACTTCAACAAAAGGAGTTACGAAGAGCTCTTGAGCACTGCTATAATTAATAAG CATACCCTAGGAGGCTATTACAAG GTCGTAGAAAACTCACAGTGTGCATTGATGGAGGAGCATCTGAAAACCCCTTCATGCAACAACTGCGGCAAGAATAAAAACTTTGTCA CATGCATTAAAATCGGCGTTAACAATGAAGCAAAAATCACATCCGAACGGCAAGCGGCCACCCAACCGAAGAACACAGCCGATTCAGAG GAGGACGACAGCGACGCTTGGAGCTCCACCGACGAGGATTCGGCTGCCAGTGAGAGCACCGAGGCCAGTCCGAAGAAAAGGTGCACCCACAAGCACAGCAGTGACTTTGCACAGTTTTTGGAAGGACTCAAACACAGCAATAGGGTCCCTTTTCCTGAACTAGGGGCTGATATTGTCGAAG GCACAGTTCAAGAGACGTTACTTGACGAAACAGCGCGCACGACTTTGTACCTTGTCAACAGCGACTCTCGCAAATCCTCCCTTTCGTCTGCTTCGTGGGAGGAAAACTGGCTTTTCCAGAAAAAGAGATTGAATTTCCGCTCCACTAACAgg AATGGGGGCATGGGCCGGGTTCCGATGCTAGTGCCGAATCCAAAATTTGAGCACAGGCACATCCGGGCCAAAATCGGCGACACAGACGCCGACCAGCTTTCCTCGGACCTTTCCGATTACGAGAGCTACATGAGcag GGATGAGGAATCGACGAGTCTCGACAATGAGCCTGCCTCTCTCGAGTCAACAGGCAGACAGGAAGCGGACTCGAAACTGCCACCTGACTTGATCGAAGCGACTAACCAGGAAATGCAGGGAGCCGTTGTAGGGGCCACCCTTATTCTGGCTCCGCCCTCCGTCAACGGCGCCGAGAGCAACGAGTTCGACCAGCAGGAAGGGGAATATTTGGAAGACTTTGCTTCCGTTGGCCACAGGAGTTTCAACAACAGTTTGCATGGAGACTCCAACGACAGCAG TACTTTTGGATTATTCAGCATGCCCGGTTCACCTACGAGCGAGTCAATTTCCAAGGCGAAAAGCGTGCCTGATATTCTGGAGTCGACAAAAAGTGCTATTTCATCGACAAAAGGTGCCAAAGAAGAGCTTGATGACCGATTGTGCAAGCCACCCATGCCag GTACAATCGCTGAACGCGAGCATCTGAAATGGCAGCACGCGCGCCCAATTGCAAATAACCCTTATTCCGAGGAGAATATCGCCAAGAGATTGCACGACAGAAAAAAAGTATCATCTGCATTCAATATGCCGATCACGACCAACCACTCAAACATCCCGGTCGA gccACCACCACCAATCTCCACTTCAGAGCCAGAAGAGAATTTGAGAATCGTGTGCACGGGACAAAACGTAAAGGACATCAAAAA ATACACTCGAGATTACTACATAAATCTGCAAGAGAATATCCACTCAGCGCCCGCGGAAATGGAGCCGAGCACC GACGAGAACCTGAGCAGCACCGCCGCCACTAACAGTGAGCCGGTGTCGCTCAACGGCAGCACCGACGACCTCCTCAGCGGAATCGAGAGCATGCCCATGCCGTCCGTCAAGGAGTTGAAAAAGCACTTTGACGTCGCCGCCCCGCAAATCACGCAg AGAAAATTGAGAGGAAGCGCAAAAGGATTTGACAAGGAAGTTATCATCATAGAAAATCCAGCTCCACCAGCGCCA GAATACCCATGA
- the LOC135942555 gene encoding uncharacterized protein LOC135942555 isoform X1 — MSLVYSGLSAGIAFGVVSGALFLIGNTFYASKSRRRVRPERRQHGSPKRKPAETCPCTGGEEAGALERRSSRAHASLRCSLCGGVVCRACSRVVRPSARIRLCDTCYQHRELTHPGGEWFYQQLQTKFHDVIPSSSSESLNEAKIAASIDASLEVREFVERLTENIVGGSIDDVTVEPLSSQIEYEQLCSEFHPQVKDVLTRLSQALQIAITDLSTVKLAIGESPSEIHVQLKKLVSDMRAKALELPLLEMDTFLEQEGASPLKKKSPIDFNKRSYEELLSTAIINKHTLGGYYKVVENSQCALMEEHLKTPSCNNCGKNKNFVTCIKIGVNNEAKITSERQAATQPKNTADSEEDDSDAWSSTDEDSAASESTEASPKKRCTHKHSSDFAQFLEGLKHSNRVPFPELGADIVEGTVQETLLDETARTTLYLVNSDSRKSSLSSASWEENWLFQKKRLNFRSTNRNGGMGRVPMLVPNPKFEHRHIRAKIGDTDADQLSSDLSDYESYMSRDEESTSLDNEPASLESTGRQEADSKLPPDLIEATNQEMQGAVVGATLILAPPSVNGAESNEFDQQEGEYLEDFASVGHRSFNNSLHGDSNDSSTFGLFSMPGSPTSESISKAKSVPDILESTKSAISSTKGAKEELDDRLCKPPMPGTIAEREHLKWQHARPIANNPYSEENIAKRLHDRKKVSSAFNMPITTNHSNIPVEPPPPISTSEPEENLRIVCTGQNVKDIKKYTRDYYINLQENIHSAPAEMEPSTDENLSSTAATNSEPVSLNGSTDDLLSGIESMPMPSVKELKKHFDVAAPQITQRKLRGSAKGFDKEVIIIENPAPPAPVHSLTGRNLSNGVRASLQAGDVVDAPKPAERHRANLEFWRQQQTPVPAPRRK; from the exons ATGTCGCTCGTCTACTCAGGACTGTCGGCCGGAATCGCCTTCGGGGTCGTCTCCGGCGCCTTGTTTCTTATCGGAAATACTTTTTACGCAAG TAAAAGCCGGCGCCGGGTGCGTCCGGAAAGGCGACAGCACGGATCGCCGAAACGAAAGCCGGCAGAGACGTGTCCATGCACCGGCGGCGAGGAAGCGGGTGCCCTCGAACGGAGGTCGTCGCGCGCTCACGCCAGCCTGCGATGCTCCCTGTGCGGCGGGGTGGTGTGTCGCGCCTGCAGCAGGGTGGTGCGACCTTCGGCCCGCATCCGACTCTGCGACACTTGCTATCAGCACAG AGAGCTGACTCATCCCGGTGGAGAGTGGTTCTACCAGCAGCTGCAAACTAAATTTCATGATGTGATACCTTCCTCCTCCAGTGAAAGCT TAAACGAGGCGAAAATTGCCGCCAGCATCGATGCTAGTCTTGAAGTTAGGGAATTTGTAGAGCGGCTCACGGAAAATATTGTCGGAGGATCCATTGATGACGTCACTGTCGAACCACTCTCCAGCCAAATCGAAT acGAACAATTGTGTTCAGAATTCCATCCACAAGTGAAGGATGTTCTCACACGTTTGTCCCAGGCGTTACAAATCGCAATCacag acTTATCTACAGTAAAATTGGCCATTGGTGAATCTCCAAGCGAAATTCACGTTCAGCTGAAGAAATTAGTATCTGACATGAGGGCTAAAGCGCTTGAGCTGCCTCTCCTGGAAATGGACACGTTCCTCGAACAG GAAGGGGCCAGCCCTCTGAAGAAAAAGTCGCCGATTGACTTCAACAAAAGGAGTTACGAAGAGCTCTTGAGCACTGCTATAATTAATAAG CATACCCTAGGAGGCTATTACAAG GTCGTAGAAAACTCACAGTGTGCATTGATGGAGGAGCATCTGAAAACCCCTTCATGCAACAACTGCGGCAAGAATAAAAACTTTGTCA CATGCATTAAAATCGGCGTTAACAATGAAGCAAAAATCACATCCGAACGGCAAGCGGCCACCCAACCGAAGAACACAGCCGATTCAGAG GAGGACGACAGCGACGCTTGGAGCTCCACCGACGAGGATTCGGCTGCCAGTGAGAGCACCGAGGCCAGTCCGAAGAAAAGGTGCACCCACAAGCACAGCAGTGACTTTGCACAGTTTTTGGAAGGACTCAAACACAGCAATAGGGTCCCTTTTCCTGAACTAGGGGCTGATATTGTCGAAG GCACAGTTCAAGAGACGTTACTTGACGAAACAGCGCGCACGACTTTGTACCTTGTCAACAGCGACTCTCGCAAATCCTCCCTTTCGTCTGCTTCGTGGGAGGAAAACTGGCTTTTCCAGAAAAAGAGATTGAATTTCCGCTCCACTAACAgg AATGGGGGCATGGGCCGGGTTCCGATGCTAGTGCCGAATCCAAAATTTGAGCACAGGCACATCCGGGCCAAAATCGGCGACACAGACGCCGACCAGCTTTCCTCGGACCTTTCCGATTACGAGAGCTACATGAGcag GGATGAGGAATCGACGAGTCTCGACAATGAGCCTGCCTCTCTCGAGTCAACAGGCAGACAGGAAGCGGACTCGAAACTGCCACCTGACTTGATCGAAGCGACTAACCAGGAAATGCAGGGAGCCGTTGTAGGGGCCACCCTTATTCTGGCTCCGCCCTCCGTCAACGGCGCCGAGAGCAACGAGTTCGACCAGCAGGAAGGGGAATATTTGGAAGACTTTGCTTCCGTTGGCCACAGGAGTTTCAACAACAGTTTGCATGGAGACTCCAACGACAGCAG TACTTTTGGATTATTCAGCATGCCCGGTTCACCTACGAGCGAGTCAATTTCCAAGGCGAAAAGCGTGCCTGATATTCTGGAGTCGACAAAAAGTGCTATTTCATCGACAAAAGGTGCCAAAGAAGAGCTTGATGACCGATTGTGCAAGCCACCCATGCCag GTACAATCGCTGAACGCGAGCATCTGAAATGGCAGCACGCGCGCCCAATTGCAAATAACCCTTATTCCGAGGAGAATATCGCCAAGAGATTGCACGACAGAAAAAAAGTATCATCTGCATTCAATATGCCGATCACGACCAACCACTCAAACATCCCGGTCGA gccACCACCACCAATCTCCACTTCAGAGCCAGAAGAGAATTTGAGAATCGTGTGCACGGGACAAAACGTAAAGGACATCAAAAA ATACACTCGAGATTACTACATAAATCTGCAAGAGAATATCCACTCAGCGCCCGCGGAAATGGAGCCGAGCACC GACGAGAACCTGAGCAGCACCGCCGCCACTAACAGTGAGCCGGTGTCGCTCAACGGCAGCACCGACGACCTCCTCAGCGGAATCGAGAGCATGCCCATGCCGTCCGTCAAGGAGTTGAAAAAGCACTTTGACGTCGCCGCCCCGCAAATCACGCAg AGAAAATTGAGAGGAAGCGCAAAAGGATTTGACAAGGAAGTTATCATCATAGAAAATCCAGCTCCACCAGCGCCA gtgcACAGTTTGACAGGTAGGAATTTGTCAAACGGAGTGCGAGCGAGTCTGCAAGCCGGCGACGTGGTGGACGCGCCCAAGCCCGCCGAGCGCCACAGAGCCAATCTGGAGTTTTGGCGGCAACAACAAACGCCGGTGCCTGCACCACGACGGAAGTGA
- the LOC135942555 gene encoding uncharacterized protein LOC135942555 isoform X3 yields MSLVYSGLSAGIAFGVVSGALFLIGNTFYASKSRRRVRPERRQHGSPKRKPAETCPCTGGEEAGALERRSSRAHASLRCSLCGGVVCRACSRVVRPSARIRLCDTCYQHRELTHPGGEWFYQQLQTKFHDVIPSSSSESLNEAKIAASIDASLEVREFVERLTENIVGGSIDDVTVEPLSSQIEYEQLCSEFHPQVKDVLTRLSQALQIAITDLSTVKLAIGESPSEIHVQLKKLVSDMRAKALELPLLEMDTFLEQEGASPLKKKSPIDFNKRSYEELLSTAIINKVVENSQCALMEEHLKTPSCNNCGKNKNFVTCIKIGVNNEAKITSERQAATQPKNTADSEEDDSDAWSSTDEDSAASESTEASPKKRCTHKHSSDFAQFLEGLKHSNRVPFPELGADIVEGTVQETLLDETARTTLYLVNSDSRKSSLSSASWEENWLFQKKRLNFRSTNRNGGMGRVPMLVPNPKFEHRHIRAKIGDTDADQLSSDLSDYESYMSRDEESTSLDNEPASLESTGRQEADSKLPPDLIEATNQEMQGAVVGATLILAPPSVNGAESNEFDQQEGEYLEDFASVGHRSFNNSLHGDSNDSSTFGLFSMPGSPTSESISKAKSVPDILESTKSAISSTKGAKEELDDRLCKPPMPGTIAEREHLKWQHARPIANNPYSEENIAKRLHDRKKVSSAFNMPITTNHSNIPVEPPPPISTSEPEENLRIVCTGQNVKDIKKYTRDYYINLQENIHSAPAEMEPSTDENLSSTAATNSEPVSLNGSTDDLLSGIESMPMPSVKELKKHFDVAAPQITQRKLRGSAKGFDKEVIIIENPAPPAPVHSLTGRNLSNGVRASLQAGDVVDAPKPAERHRANLEFWRQQQTPVPAPRRK; encoded by the exons ATGTCGCTCGTCTACTCAGGACTGTCGGCCGGAATCGCCTTCGGGGTCGTCTCCGGCGCCTTGTTTCTTATCGGAAATACTTTTTACGCAAG TAAAAGCCGGCGCCGGGTGCGTCCGGAAAGGCGACAGCACGGATCGCCGAAACGAAAGCCGGCAGAGACGTGTCCATGCACCGGCGGCGAGGAAGCGGGTGCCCTCGAACGGAGGTCGTCGCGCGCTCACGCCAGCCTGCGATGCTCCCTGTGCGGCGGGGTGGTGTGTCGCGCCTGCAGCAGGGTGGTGCGACCTTCGGCCCGCATCCGACTCTGCGACACTTGCTATCAGCACAG AGAGCTGACTCATCCCGGTGGAGAGTGGTTCTACCAGCAGCTGCAAACTAAATTTCATGATGTGATACCTTCCTCCTCCAGTGAAAGCT TAAACGAGGCGAAAATTGCCGCCAGCATCGATGCTAGTCTTGAAGTTAGGGAATTTGTAGAGCGGCTCACGGAAAATATTGTCGGAGGATCCATTGATGACGTCACTGTCGAACCACTCTCCAGCCAAATCGAAT acGAACAATTGTGTTCAGAATTCCATCCACAAGTGAAGGATGTTCTCACACGTTTGTCCCAGGCGTTACAAATCGCAATCacag acTTATCTACAGTAAAATTGGCCATTGGTGAATCTCCAAGCGAAATTCACGTTCAGCTGAAGAAATTAGTATCTGACATGAGGGCTAAAGCGCTTGAGCTGCCTCTCCTGGAAATGGACACGTTCCTCGAACAG GAAGGGGCCAGCCCTCTGAAGAAAAAGTCGCCGATTGACTTCAACAAAAGGAGTTACGAAGAGCTCTTGAGCACTGCTATAATTAATAAG GTCGTAGAAAACTCACAGTGTGCATTGATGGAGGAGCATCTGAAAACCCCTTCATGCAACAACTGCGGCAAGAATAAAAACTTTGTCA CATGCATTAAAATCGGCGTTAACAATGAAGCAAAAATCACATCCGAACGGCAAGCGGCCACCCAACCGAAGAACACAGCCGATTCAGAG GAGGACGACAGCGACGCTTGGAGCTCCACCGACGAGGATTCGGCTGCCAGTGAGAGCACCGAGGCCAGTCCGAAGAAAAGGTGCACCCACAAGCACAGCAGTGACTTTGCACAGTTTTTGGAAGGACTCAAACACAGCAATAGGGTCCCTTTTCCTGAACTAGGGGCTGATATTGTCGAAG GCACAGTTCAAGAGACGTTACTTGACGAAACAGCGCGCACGACTTTGTACCTTGTCAACAGCGACTCTCGCAAATCCTCCCTTTCGTCTGCTTCGTGGGAGGAAAACTGGCTTTTCCAGAAAAAGAGATTGAATTTCCGCTCCACTAACAgg AATGGGGGCATGGGCCGGGTTCCGATGCTAGTGCCGAATCCAAAATTTGAGCACAGGCACATCCGGGCCAAAATCGGCGACACAGACGCCGACCAGCTTTCCTCGGACCTTTCCGATTACGAGAGCTACATGAGcag GGATGAGGAATCGACGAGTCTCGACAATGAGCCTGCCTCTCTCGAGTCAACAGGCAGACAGGAAGCGGACTCGAAACTGCCACCTGACTTGATCGAAGCGACTAACCAGGAAATGCAGGGAGCCGTTGTAGGGGCCACCCTTATTCTGGCTCCGCCCTCCGTCAACGGCGCCGAGAGCAACGAGTTCGACCAGCAGGAAGGGGAATATTTGGAAGACTTTGCTTCCGTTGGCCACAGGAGTTTCAACAACAGTTTGCATGGAGACTCCAACGACAGCAG TACTTTTGGATTATTCAGCATGCCCGGTTCACCTACGAGCGAGTCAATTTCCAAGGCGAAAAGCGTGCCTGATATTCTGGAGTCGACAAAAAGTGCTATTTCATCGACAAAAGGTGCCAAAGAAGAGCTTGATGACCGATTGTGCAAGCCACCCATGCCag GTACAATCGCTGAACGCGAGCATCTGAAATGGCAGCACGCGCGCCCAATTGCAAATAACCCTTATTCCGAGGAGAATATCGCCAAGAGATTGCACGACAGAAAAAAAGTATCATCTGCATTCAATATGCCGATCACGACCAACCACTCAAACATCCCGGTCGA gccACCACCACCAATCTCCACTTCAGAGCCAGAAGAGAATTTGAGAATCGTGTGCACGGGACAAAACGTAAAGGACATCAAAAA ATACACTCGAGATTACTACATAAATCTGCAAGAGAATATCCACTCAGCGCCCGCGGAAATGGAGCCGAGCACC GACGAGAACCTGAGCAGCACCGCCGCCACTAACAGTGAGCCGGTGTCGCTCAACGGCAGCACCGACGACCTCCTCAGCGGAATCGAGAGCATGCCCATGCCGTCCGTCAAGGAGTTGAAAAAGCACTTTGACGTCGCCGCCCCGCAAATCACGCAg AGAAAATTGAGAGGAAGCGCAAAAGGATTTGACAAGGAAGTTATCATCATAGAAAATCCAGCTCCACCAGCGCCA gtgcACAGTTTGACAGGTAGGAATTTGTCAAACGGAGTGCGAGCGAGTCTGCAAGCCGGCGACGTGGTGGACGCGCCCAAGCCCGCCGAGCGCCACAGAGCCAATCTGGAGTTTTGGCGGCAACAACAAACGCCGGTGCCTGCACCACGACGGAAGTGA
- the LOC135942555 gene encoding uncharacterized protein LOC135942555 isoform X6, with protein sequence MSLVYSGLSAGIAFGVVSGALFLIGNTFYASKSRRRVRPERRQHGSPKRKPAETCPCTGGEEAGALERRSSRAHASLRCSLCGGVVCRACSRVVRPSARIRLCDTCYQHRELTHPGGEWFYQQLQTKFHDVIPSSSSESLNEAKIAASIDASLEVREFVERLTENIVGGSIDDVTVEPLSSQIEYEQLCSEFHPQVKDVLTRLSQALQIAITDLSTVKLAIGESPSEIHVQLKKLVSDMRAKALELPLLEMDTFLEQEGASPLKKKSPIDFNKRSYEELLSTAIINKHTLGGYYKVVENSQCALMEEHLKTPSCNNCGKNKNFVTCIKIGVNNEAKITSERQAATQPKNTADSEEDDSDAWSSTDEDSAASESTEASPKKRCTHKHSSDFAQFLEGLKHSNRVPFPELGADIVEGTVQETLLDETARTTLYLVNSDSRKSSLSSASWEENWLFQKKRLNFRSTNRNGGMGRVPMLVPNPKFEHRHIRAKIGDTDADQLSSDLSDYESYMSRDEESTSLDNEPASLESTGRQEADSKLPPDLIEATNQEMQGAVVGATLILAPPSVNGAESNEFDQQEGEYLEDFASVGHRSFNNSLHGDSNDSSTFGLFSMPGSPTSESISKAKSVPDILESTKSAISSTKGAKEELDDRLCKPPMPGTIAEREHLKWQHARPIANNPYSEENIAKRLHDRKKVSSAFNMPITTNHSNIPVEPPPPISTSEPEENLRIVCTGQNVKDIKKYTRDYYINLQENIHSAPAEMEPSTTVDDETKGLGLRLQVKPGEEGCMTELYFESLPSLRRAASVRARKIDRIHHQTGSLREKQRINLANYY encoded by the exons ATGTCGCTCGTCTACTCAGGACTGTCGGCCGGAATCGCCTTCGGGGTCGTCTCCGGCGCCTTGTTTCTTATCGGAAATACTTTTTACGCAAG TAAAAGCCGGCGCCGGGTGCGTCCGGAAAGGCGACAGCACGGATCGCCGAAACGAAAGCCGGCAGAGACGTGTCCATGCACCGGCGGCGAGGAAGCGGGTGCCCTCGAACGGAGGTCGTCGCGCGCTCACGCCAGCCTGCGATGCTCCCTGTGCGGCGGGGTGGTGTGTCGCGCCTGCAGCAGGGTGGTGCGACCTTCGGCCCGCATCCGACTCTGCGACACTTGCTATCAGCACAG AGAGCTGACTCATCCCGGTGGAGAGTGGTTCTACCAGCAGCTGCAAACTAAATTTCATGATGTGATACCTTCCTCCTCCAGTGAAAGCT TAAACGAGGCGAAAATTGCCGCCAGCATCGATGCTAGTCTTGAAGTTAGGGAATTTGTAGAGCGGCTCACGGAAAATATTGTCGGAGGATCCATTGATGACGTCACTGTCGAACCACTCTCCAGCCAAATCGAAT acGAACAATTGTGTTCAGAATTCCATCCACAAGTGAAGGATGTTCTCACACGTTTGTCCCAGGCGTTACAAATCGCAATCacag acTTATCTACAGTAAAATTGGCCATTGGTGAATCTCCAAGCGAAATTCACGTTCAGCTGAAGAAATTAGTATCTGACATGAGGGCTAAAGCGCTTGAGCTGCCTCTCCTGGAAATGGACACGTTCCTCGAACAG GAAGGGGCCAGCCCTCTGAAGAAAAAGTCGCCGATTGACTTCAACAAAAGGAGTTACGAAGAGCTCTTGAGCACTGCTATAATTAATAAG CATACCCTAGGAGGCTATTACAAG GTCGTAGAAAACTCACAGTGTGCATTGATGGAGGAGCATCTGAAAACCCCTTCATGCAACAACTGCGGCAAGAATAAAAACTTTGTCA CATGCATTAAAATCGGCGTTAACAATGAAGCAAAAATCACATCCGAACGGCAAGCGGCCACCCAACCGAAGAACACAGCCGATTCAGAG GAGGACGACAGCGACGCTTGGAGCTCCACCGACGAGGATTCGGCTGCCAGTGAGAGCACCGAGGCCAGTCCGAAGAAAAGGTGCACCCACAAGCACAGCAGTGACTTTGCACAGTTTTTGGAAGGACTCAAACACAGCAATAGGGTCCCTTTTCCTGAACTAGGGGCTGATATTGTCGAAG GCACAGTTCAAGAGACGTTACTTGACGAAACAGCGCGCACGACTTTGTACCTTGTCAACAGCGACTCTCGCAAATCCTCCCTTTCGTCTGCTTCGTGGGAGGAAAACTGGCTTTTCCAGAAAAAGAGATTGAATTTCCGCTCCACTAACAgg AATGGGGGCATGGGCCGGGTTCCGATGCTAGTGCCGAATCCAAAATTTGAGCACAGGCACATCCGGGCCAAAATCGGCGACACAGACGCCGACCAGCTTTCCTCGGACCTTTCCGATTACGAGAGCTACATGAGcag GGATGAGGAATCGACGAGTCTCGACAATGAGCCTGCCTCTCTCGAGTCAACAGGCAGACAGGAAGCGGACTCGAAACTGCCACCTGACTTGATCGAAGCGACTAACCAGGAAATGCAGGGAGCCGTTGTAGGGGCCACCCTTATTCTGGCTCCGCCCTCCGTCAACGGCGCCGAGAGCAACGAGTTCGACCAGCAGGAAGGGGAATATTTGGAAGACTTTGCTTCCGTTGGCCACAGGAGTTTCAACAACAGTTTGCATGGAGACTCCAACGACAGCAG TACTTTTGGATTATTCAGCATGCCCGGTTCACCTACGAGCGAGTCAATTTCCAAGGCGAAAAGCGTGCCTGATATTCTGGAGTCGACAAAAAGTGCTATTTCATCGACAAAAGGTGCCAAAGAAGAGCTTGATGACCGATTGTGCAAGCCACCCATGCCag GTACAATCGCTGAACGCGAGCATCTGAAATGGCAGCACGCGCGCCCAATTGCAAATAACCCTTATTCCGAGGAGAATATCGCCAAGAGATTGCACGACAGAAAAAAAGTATCATCTGCATTCAATATGCCGATCACGACCAACCACTCAAACATCCCGGTCGA gccACCACCACCAATCTCCACTTCAGAGCCAGAAGAGAATTTGAGAATCGTGTGCACGGGACAAAACGTAAAGGACATCAAAAA ATACACTCGAGATTACTACATAAATCTGCAAGAGAATATCCACTCAGCGCCCGCGGAAATGGAGCCGAGCACC ACTGTTGATGATGAAACTAAGGGGCTAGGGTTGCGGCTGCAGGTTAAGCCTGGTGAAGAAGGGTGCATGACTGAGTTGTATTTTGAGTCTCTGCCAAGCCTGCGCCGGGCGGCCAGCGTGCGAGCTAGAAAGATTGATAGGATCCACCACCAAACTGGAAGCTTGAGGGAGAAGCAACGCATTAACCTTGCAAACTATTACTAG